One Aquipuribacter sp. SD81 genomic window, GGAGGACGAGGGCATCGTCGGCAGCGAGCTCGCCGGTCCCGCCGAGGTCGTCGCCCGCCTGGTCGTCGAGCCCGCGTGGCTGGAGCGGGCCGCGGCCGGTCAGCCGCTCAGCCGCTGACGTCCCGGCGGACCCGCAGCACCCGGTAGCCCTTGCTGCTCGCGAGCCGGGTCGTCGCGAGGTGCGCGCCGAGGCCCGCCGGGTCGTCCAGGCCGTCGGCGAGCCAGCGGTGCAGGGAGTCGGCGCCGAGGTTGCGCTGCACGACGAGGTCCGCGTGGCCTCCGGTCGCGAGCCGCGGCAGCCAGAGCCGCAGCAGGTCGTGCAGGGCGGCCTTGCCGATCCGGATCGGCGGGTTGGACCACACGGCGGCGAAGCGCAGCGCGGGGTCGACGTCCTCCGGCGCCGCGACCCGCACGTTGGTGAGGCCGTTCAGGGCGGCGTTCTCGGCCGTGAGCGCTCGCGCGCGGGCGTTGACGTCGACCGCCCACACCGTCGCCGCCGGGGCGCGGGCCGCGAGCGCGAGGGCGAGCGGTCCCCACCCGCAGCCGAGGTCGAGCAGGTCCCCGCCCGCGGGCACGTCCGTCGCCGAGCGCAGCAGCACGGCCGTGCCCGGGTCGAGCCGGTCGCCGCTGAAGACCCCCGCCGCCGTCCGCACCCGCACGGCCCGGCCGTCGAGGTCGAGCGAGAGCTCGCGCGCGCGGGCGGGCGCCGCCGGGTCGGCGTCGAAGTAGTGGGGCTGCTGCTCGCTCACGGTGCCGGGCTCCCCTCCGGGCCTCTCGCCGTGCGCCGGCGGCGTCGCCTGACCTCGGCGCCGACGAGCACGAGCAGGGTGAGGGCGGTGAGGGGCGCGAGGAAGCCGACCACCACCCGTCCGAGCACGGGCACGGCGTCGTGGCCCGTGGCGTCGAGCGCGAGGAACGTGACGTACACGCCGTAGTAGAGGACGAAGACGACCCCCTCCCAGCGGGCGACGGCCGCCCCGGTGAACACCACCGGCAGGAGCGCGAGCGCGACGACGACCATGACCGGTAGGTCGAGCACCACGGCCCCGCGCGACACCGGGACGCCGTCCGGGCTGATGAGGGCGGCCAGACCCAGCACCGCCCCGAGGTTGAAGATGTTGCTGCCGACGACGTTGCCGACA contains:
- a CDS encoding class I SAM-dependent methyltransferase, which translates into the protein MSEQQPHYFDADPAAPARARELSLDLDGRAVRVRTAAGVFSGDRLDPGTAVLLRSATDVPAGGDLLDLGCGWGPLALALAARAPAATVWAVDVNARARALTAENAALNGLTNVRVAAPEDVDPALRFAAVWSNPPIRIGKAALHDLLRLWLPRLATGGHADLVVQRNLGADSLHRWLADGLDDPAGLGAHLATTRLASSKGYRVLRVRRDVSG